TACTATGCAATAATAAGTGGGAAGAGCTCAAATTGTCAACTTGAAGTCACgcttattctttttctttcctataTAAAGaatctctttgtttttatgttgGAAATCTTCATTACACACAGACTCCTTCTCTTTGTTGAAGCAAGTAGAGGTATCTATCTGAACATCTCTTTGACTCTGTCTGACTCTCTCCTTGTATCACTCAAGTAAACGTTAGAGGGATCACATTTTCAAGCCACATTAGCTGAGTAAAAGTTGgaatttttcttctaatttttgCTTAGATCAAAATGTTAAAGAGATCGAGCATGAAACGTTTAGGCTTGCTGCGATTGGGAACTGTTCTTTTGGTTTatctttctgttttctttcctTATTTTGGAGTCTCAAATAGCTTTTCAACTTACTCATCACCTGTATATCTTCATCACAAGTAATTGTTACTTCAAACTAATCCCTCTAGCTAGCCCCATCTATCTAAGTTATAACTTGAGTTTTTCGTATGAGTCCTGTTTTCAATTAGCACCAAGAGTAGAATTTCTCATGTATTATTAATGGTGACTCATTAGTTGACATGTTTTAAGTGTTGTCCCTTGCTTTACTTCCTTATTATTTGTTGACTTATCCTTTTTGTCTTTGACAGCCACCATGATCATCATTAGAAcattcttgttcttcttggtCATCATGGCTACAACTAAAATTGCTTTAATGGAAGAACAGACATACATAATTCACATGGACAAGACCAAAATCACAGACTCAGATCATCAACAATACTACCAAGCAGTGATTGATTCCATAACCAAACTCTCAtctcaagaagaagaagaagaaaacaaaacaccaACTCCTCAGCTCCTTTACATATATGAAACTGCTATATCAGGTTTTGCAGCAAAGCTGTCAACCAATCAACTCAAATCCTTGAACCAAGTTGACGGTTTCCTCTTTGCCACACCTGATGAGCTGCTAAGTCTCCATACCACACATACTCCTCAGTTCCTTGGCTTACAAAATGGCAAGGGACTTTGGAGCGCTTCCAACTCGGCCTCGGATGTAATTGTTGGCCTTGTTGACACAGGAATCTGGCCAGAACATGTAAGCTTCCAGGACTCAGGTATGTCCCAGGTACCCTCTCGCTGGAAAGGCACTTGTGAAGAAGGCACAAGGTTCTCATTTTCAAATTGCAACAAAAAGCTTATTGGTGCAAGAGCTTTTGTCCAAGGGTATGAGGCCATTGTTGGCAGAGTCAATGAAACAGTGGACTATCGATCCCCTCGTGACTCGAATGGGCATGGAACTCATACTGCTTCCACTGCAGCTGGTAACTTTGTGAATCAAGCCAGCTTATTTGGCTTGGCCAAGGGCTCAGCCAGTGGAATGAAGTATACTGCAAGAATTGCAGCCTATAAGGCCTGCTGGACATTGGGATGCGCTAACTCTGATGTAATGGCTGCTATTGAGAGTGCTGTTGCAGATGGGGTAGACATTTTGTCACTCTCATTGGGAGGTGTTTCTAAGCCTTATTACAAAGACAATATTGCTATAGCTTCATTTGGGGCAATCCAACATGGAGTTTCTGTGTCGTGCTCAGCCGGTAACTCAGGCCCTTCTAGGTCAAGTGTTAGTAATGCCGCACCTTGGATTATGACTGTTGCAGCTAGCTATAGTGACAGAAGCTTTCCAACAGCAGTGAAACTTGGGGATGGACAAATTTTTGAAGGGTCATCTCTATATTCTGGTAAGAAAACTAAACAATTGCCACTTGTGTATAACAGAACTGCAGGTAGCCAAGGAGCTGAGTATTGCTTTGAAGGTTCACTGGTCAAGAAGCTTGTAAAAGGAAAGATTGTGGTTTGTGAGGGAGGAATATATTCGCGAACTGGAGTTGGAGAGAAAGTGAAGAAGGCAGGGGGAGCTGGAATGCTTCTACTGAACAGTGAAGATGAAGGTGAAGAACTTCTTGCTGACGCTCATATTCTGCCGGCCACTTCTCTTGGAGCTTCTGCTGCTAAAGCCATCCGAAAATACGTAGGCTCAGCAAAGAAACCCTCAGCTTTGATTGTGTTCCAAGGCACAGTCTACGGCAACACTGCGCCTGTGATGGCAGCCCTTTCATCTAGAGGGCCAAATTCTGCTGGACCGGACGTGATCAAGCCTGATGTGACTGCACCAGGTGTGGACATTTTGGCTGCTTGGCCACCCAATATCAGCCCAAGCATGCTTGAAAGTGATAACAGAAGTGTTCTGTTTAACATAATCTCAGGCACTTCAATGTCTTGCCCCCATGTGAGTGGCTTAGCCTCTCTTCTCAAGTCAGTGCATAGAGATTGGTCTCCTGCAGCAATCAAATCTGCACTAATGACCACAGCTTACACACTAAACAACAAAGGGGCCCCAATTGCTGATATTGGCT
The Prunus dulcis chromosome 2, ALMONDv2, whole genome shotgun sequence DNA segment above includes these coding regions:
- the LOC117617136 gene encoding subtilisin-like protease SBT1.1; the protein is MLEIFITHRLLLFVEASRATMIIIRTFLFFLVIMATTKIALMEEQTYIIHMDKTKITDSDHQQYYQAVIDSITKLSSQEEEEENKTPTPQLLYIYETAISGFAAKLSTNQLKSLNQVDGFLFATPDELLSLHTTHTPQFLGLQNGKGLWSASNSASDVIVGLVDTGIWPEHVSFQDSGMSQVPSRWKGTCEEGTRFSFSNCNKKLIGARAFVQGYEAIVGRVNETVDYRSPRDSNGHGTHTASTAAGNFVNQASLFGLAKGSASGMKYTARIAAYKACWTLGCANSDVMAAIESAVADGVDILSLSLGGVSKPYYKDNIAIASFGAIQHGVSVSCSAGNSGPSRSSVSNAAPWIMTVAASYSDRSFPTAVKLGDGQIFEGSSLYSGKKTKQLPLVYNRTAGSQGAEYCFEGSLVKKLVKGKIVVCEGGIYSRTGVGEKVKKAGGAGMLLLNSEDEGEELLADAHILPATSLGASAAKAIRKYVGSAKKPSALIVFQGTVYGNTAPVMAALSSRGPNSAGPDVIKPDVTAPGVDILAAWPPNISPSMLESDNRSVLFNIISGTSMSCPHVSGLASLLKSVHRDWSPAAIKSALMTTAYTLNNKGAPIADIGSTSTSKSATPFAFGSGHVDPENAADPGLVYDITAEDYLFYLCSLSYNSSQIALFSSGVNFTCPKNAVLQPGDLNYPSFSVLFSKDARNMSVTYKRTVKNVGKIPSTYAVQVKEPTGVSVTVEPRSLGFKKMGEKLSYKVSFVALGGPTLTNSSFGTLTWVSGKYRVGSPIAVTWL